The genomic region TTGTTGTTATAATGATGGGACTCGTGATTTATCAATTGATTAAACACCGAAAAGCGAAATCTTTCTCCAAAAATAGAGGTGCTACATTATGAAACGACTGACACAATTAGTTTTGAGCGCAATCTTTTTAGGGTTAATATGCTTAGGGATTGGTTATTGGATCAACCATGGTCATATTGGAAACCAGTCAGAAGAACGATTATATGTTTATAATTGGGGAGAGTATATCGATCCAGAGCTGATTGATCGTTTTGAATCTGAAACGGGAATACGTGTGATATATGAAACGTTTGACTCAAATGAAGCGATGGAAGCTAAAATTAGAAATGGTGGTACGCGATATGATGTCGCTTTTCCAAGTGATTATACAATTGAAAAGTTAAGAAAAGGAAATTTATTACATCGTATCGACAAAGACGCTATTCCTAACATGAAACATCTAGATCCTAGTTATTTAAATCAACCGTTTGATCCTAATAATCAGTATTCCATTCCTTATTTTTTTGGCACGGTTGGCATTTTGTATGATCAAGAGGTTTATCCGAATATTCGCTTTGATAGTTGGAATGATTTAAAAAAGCCTGAACTTAAAAATGACGTTCTTTTAGTGGACGGTGCACGTGAAATAATGGGTTTATCATTAAACAGTTTAGGATACAGTTTAAATGATACGAATCAAACTCATCTGGCTGAAGCAGAGTCTCATTTAAAATCATTTGCTCCAAATATTAAAGGGGTTGTCGGTGATGAAATTGCAATGATGTTAGAACAACATGAAGCGAATGTAGCTGTAATTTGGAGTGGCTCTGCCGCACCGATATTCAACGCAGACGATCGTTTTAATTACGTTGTACCTAAAGATGGTTCGAACTTGTGGTTTGATAATATGGTCATTCCAAAAACAGCACAGAATGTAAAAGGTGCGCATCAGTTTATTAACTTCTTATTGGAACCAGATGTTAATAAACAAAATACAGAATGGGTAGAATATGGGACTCCAAATCAAACAGCACGTAATATGCTACCCGAAGAAATCCGTAATGATATACGTGTTTATCCTACCAAAGAAGAACAGCAAAGACTTGAAGTTTATAAAGATTTGGGACCAGACGTATTAAACGAATATAATGAACGGTTTTTGAACTTTAAAATGGCACTATAAATATTTAGACATTAAGATATAATGATGTTATAGTTAACAAATTGAATAAGGAGTGAAATTATGGCAAGAGATGCATATACACAAATAAGGCGTCCTTTGAATCGACTTGCTGAAAAAATACTGGGATGGCTCAGTTGGATTTTGATATTAGCAACCACAGTTGTAGCAATGTTTTTTGGATTAGTCCTATTCAGTAATGAAAACTCCATCCAAAACCTAGAAAATGCTATCGCTAATAATAGTTTCTTTCAAGAATTATTGACGAATAATAATATGACGTCTACTCAATTAGTGATTATGTTTCAAAATGGAGTTTGGGCTTTTATTGTTTATTTGATAATTTGTTTGTTGATTTCATTCCTCGCATTGATTTCAATGAACTATAGAATAGTATCGGGGTTATTATTTTTATTAGCGACTGTTATTACGCTTCCATTATTTTTTATTTTAGTTCCTTTATTCTTTTTTATTGTCGCTATGATGATGTTTATTCGTAGAGACAAGGTAGATTGGGTACCCGCATACCACCAACCCATCTATGATTATGAAGAAAAGCCAATCAGTAAACAATATGAGCATTCCCATTATGATGAGGAACCCATCACTCGTCATCAAGATAAAGTGACATCAGAGACAACATATGAAGCACAACCAGAAATTTTATCAAGAACGGCAAAATATAATCATAAAGTTACAAAGTCAAAAGATATACCTGAACATTCAGATGAAAATCACAATGAGAACCCTCATTCTACAGAGCAATTAAATGACAGTGTCCCACCATTTGAAGGGGAACGTGATGCTTATGATTCATCGGATAACAAACCTTATCATGAAAATGAATATGTTACACAAGATACAAGATACGAAGCGACCCAACCTTTAAAAGATGAACAGAAAGAACAACGAAAAGCTGAAAAAGCTAGGTTAAAAGAGGAACGTAAAGAAAAGAAGAAACAACAGAAAGAAGAGCGAAAAAAACGTCCGAGTGCGACGATACAACGCCGTAAAAATTTTGAAGATCGTTTAAAAATTCAACAAGAACGTGCGAATGAAGATAAATCAAATAAGTAAGCACAGTATGTTTATTAATTAAATATATAAATTAGAAAGAATAGAATGAGAGATTTTAAAAAAACAATTAATTCTCTGTTCTATTCTTTTTAAATATATCAAGAGAATTATTATGATTTAGGTTTAAAGTTTCTGTAAGAGGTAATAGAGGCATTAGGAGGTTGATAATATGGCAGATCAATATGTCTATCAAAATGAAAATGAAGCGGATCAATTTAATCATCATTCTAACCAAAGTGGTTTTATTAAAAGAACAGTAGAAAAAGTATTAACTTGGGTTGGTATTATTCTACATTTGATTTGGGCAATTATAGGTACAGTAGGTATTTCGCTTTTACCTCAATTGGCCAATAATGGTGAAATTAGAGAAGCTTTGAATGAGCAAGGTCAAAATGCTGATGAACTTGCCAATCAAAGTGTTTCGGTAGGTTCATTAATTATTCCGTTTGGGATACCCCTTGTTTTAGCAATCATTGCTGTTTTCCTATTCAAAAAGCGTATATTAGCTGGTATTTTATTAGTTATTGCTGCGCTGACAGGTTTATTCTTAAGTGGTAGCTTAATTGCAGCTATATTATGGTTGATTGCAGGTATTATGTTGTTTGCGCGTAAACCTAAAAATAACATTAATCCAAATTATAATACTGCACAACATGAACACATTAATAGCGATCGACATAACGAACATTTTGATAAATCAAAAGTGAATGATTTAAAATCAGATGTTAGTGAAAAGCGAGTGAATGACCTCGAAACAAAGGATTCATATGAAGATAAAGCTAAAAATAAGTTTGACGATTTTAAAAATAAATAACACGTAAAAAGTCTAGACATCAATCCCAAAATAATAGCGTAGAGATGATTGAATTATCTCTACGCTTTTCTGTGCGCCCGGCATGGGTAACATCTTGACGGTGAAAGTCCGTTACAGGCTTGGTAGTAGGAACTGTTAGCGAAAGACAAGGGTGTCCATTGCGAAGTGGAATCTGAAGGAAGTCGGACGCAAACACTCGCACTGACGAACAGAAACATCATACAAGGCTATGTAGAATGGATGAATCTGCAGAACAAGATAAAGTCCAATACTACCCGAGTTCTATATAGTAAATGATGCGGTGGCATGAGTGGAAAGAGGTTACATCTTACCCGGGGAGGTCTCATCAGCGGTACTCTACCGTAGTAACAACGAATGATGAGAAGTCAGCAGAAGTCATAGTAGGGAAAATGTACCGAAGGACTGAACAATATTCAATACAAAGTAAAGATTGGAGGTTATAGATTTACGACGTACAGAATACGGTTTAATCGGCAGCTTATGGAAGGATAAGTAGTGGAACGAAAAAAAAGAATACATAAGTGTGTACAGTAAATCTTAGGTGAAATGAAAGAAATGTATCGTAAGTCTCCATCATTGATGGAGCTTGTTGTAAGACCAGACAACATAGAAAAAGCTATCAAGAAAGTTAAGAAAAACAAAGGTGCTCCTGGAATTGACGGCATGAAAGTCAGTGAACTTCGTGCTCACTTTGCGCAGTACTTTTCACAGATAACGAAAAAACTGCTTGAAGGCACATACCAACCTCAAGCAGTTCGAAAAGTGCAAATTCCCAAACCAAATGGGAAAATGCGTGTGCTTGGTATCCCTGTCGCTAGAGACAGGGTAATACAACAAGCGATTAAACAAGTGATTGAACCCAGCATCGACCGAACATTTTCGAATCATAGCCATGGTTTCAGACCTAATCGTAGCACAGGAACAGCACTTAAGCAATGCGCTATTTACTACGAAGAGGGCTATAAAATAGCCGTGGATTGTGATTTGAAACAGTGCTTTGACATGTTAAATCATGATAAGCTGATGTATTTGTTCGAACGCCATGTTCAAGATAAGTCAATTTCAACATTTATCCGTAGAAGTTTACAAGTAGGTGCCATTGACCTATCTGGCGAAGTCGCAGAAAGAAAGATAGGTGCACCACAAGGGGGCGTTATCTCTCCTTTACTATGTAATATCTATCTACATGAACTGGATAAAGAACTCGAAAAGCGTGGACACCGGTTTGTACGCTATGCAGATGACTTTGTCATCTTTGTACGGACAAAACGTGCAGGTGAACGCGTAATGATGAGTGTAACGAAATTCATTGAAAAGCAACTGAAGTTGGCTGTCAATGAAGATAAAAGCAGAATAGGAGCAGTCACACGTTTAAAGTTCTTGAGTTGTCTAATAACCAAGGTAAATGGGGTTTGTCGTTTCAGACCGACTACGGAAGCAAAAAGAAATTTAATACGCGTCTTAAGGAAAATAACGAAACGAAATAGACCCGGTACCTTTAAAGACATTATCACTGAAATTAACCAAGTGACGAGAGGCTGGATAAATTACTTTGGTAGAGGTTTTATCAGAGAATTTATTGAAACCACGCAATCTTGGTTAAACCGCCGACTTAGACAACTCATACTTAAACGGTGGAAAAGAGTAAGAACTAAGTATAAGATGTTGCGCCAATATGGTCTTGACCATAGAAGTGCGATGAAAATCGCACAGTCTCGAAAAAAGTACTGGCGACTATCAAACACGCACGAGGTTCATCGTGCACTTACAACAAAACAACTCTACAAGTGGGGACTGATACCATTACCCCAGCTTGCAGAGTTGGCTTACGCAAGATATTGAACCGCCGAGTACGGAACCGTACGCTCGGTGGTGTGAGAGGACGAGTAGTCAATTAATGGCTACTCTCCTACTCGATTCTATCAATCATTCGTATTGTTTGGCTCGCATTTCCTAGGGGGGCGAGCCCCGGTCTCGACGCTCATCCTATTTCCTCAGGCGTCTCGCCAACAATACGACGTTATATATATGTCATTTTACGTCAAAATACTTTAAAAAAAGACACTTTCGTATCATTGAATGAATCATCTCATTATAAGAAAACTTCGAGATATTTATGTCCTAGCCTGTTTAAATTAGCAGATTTTAAATGATAACAATGATTAGTTGTAAAACTTTAATAGGTGATTCAATGTATCTTCTATGAAAGCGATAAAACTTTCATCGCTTTTTAATGCATCAGCTTGTGGTGTGATAGCTCTAGCGATAAAAAACTCGCCTTTTTTTACATTTTGAGCACGACGAATGCCTTGTAAAATGTCTTCCTGAGTCATCTCTTTAATCATGGACTTTTTAGGTTGTGTATGATCTAGAGAAATTTGGAATCCAGCAGGTAAATTAAGAATGTCGGTTAATTTGTTTTCAAATATTTGTGCATCATGGCCTTTATTTTTATCTTCATGCATAATACCGTACATAACGAAAAGGTGATCCTCAAATAAACCAATTTGAAAATGGGGCATCATCTTGTAACCGCGTTGATTTGTAGCGAATGCGACCCACGTATCTTTAGGTGGATTAACTGTACGTCGTGCATGTTTTGCAACGTGTGGATAAAAGGTCTCACCTGTTAAAGAAGTGAGGTATTCAGCAAAGTATTTGCCTAGCGCATGGAGTTGCGGTCGTATATGTTCATTTAATGCAGTCATACGTGCATCTAAGCCATCTATCTCAAAAACTTTGAAATCTTCTGGTTTAAAAGTGTATGTGGTCATAATTTTACTCCTTAGTTTAAAGTTCTGAATTGATTTAATTGTAGCATAATAAAAGCGTTAATACATTTAAGTTAACTCATTTTCATGTATAATAAGAATCAATAGGAGTGAAGGAAATGTATTTATATGATTATGCTAAAAGCCTTGTGTTAGAGGCAGGTAATAATATTCGCAAGTGGATGCATGAAGATTTACGTATTGAAG from Staphylococcus felis harbors:
- a CDS encoding ABC transporter substrate-binding protein; the protein is MKRLTQLVLSAIFLGLICLGIGYWINHGHIGNQSEERLYVYNWGEYIDPELIDRFESETGIRVIYETFDSNEAMEAKIRNGGTRYDVAFPSDYTIEKLRKGNLLHRIDKDAIPNMKHLDPSYLNQPFDPNNQYSIPYFFGTVGILYDQEVYPNIRFDSWNDLKKPELKNDVLLVDGAREIMGLSLNSLGYSLNDTNQTHLAEAESHLKSFAPNIKGVVGDEIAMMLEQHEANVAVIWSGSAAPIFNADDRFNYVVPKDGSNLWFDNMVIPKTAQNVKGAHQFINFLLEPDVNKQNTEWVEYGTPNQTARNMLPEEIRNDIRVYPTKEEQQRLEVYKDLGPDVLNEYNERFLNFKMAL
- the auxB gene encoding lipoteichoic acid stability factor AuxB, whose translation is MARDAYTQIRRPLNRLAEKILGWLSWILILATTVVAMFFGLVLFSNENSIQNLENAIANNSFFQELLTNNNMTSTQLVIMFQNGVWAFIVYLIICLLISFLALISMNYRIVSGLLFLLATVITLPLFFILVPLFFFIVAMMMFIRRDKVDWVPAYHQPIYDYEEKPISKQYEHSHYDEEPITRHQDKVTSETTYEAQPEILSRTAKYNHKVTKSKDIPEHSDENHNENPHSTEQLNDSVPPFEGERDAYDSSDNKPYHENEYVTQDTRYEATQPLKDEQKEQRKAEKARLKEERKEKKKQQKEERKKRPSATIQRRKNFEDRLKIQQERANEDKSNK
- a CDS encoding DUF4064 domain-containing protein, yielding MADQYVYQNENEADQFNHHSNQSGFIKRTVEKVLTWVGIILHLIWAIIGTVGISLLPQLANNGEIREALNEQGQNADELANQSVSVGSLIIPFGIPLVLAIIAVFLFKKRILAGILLVIAALTGLFLSGSLIAAILWLIAGIMLFARKPKNNINPNYNTAQHEHINSDRHNEHFDKSKVNDLKSDVSEKRVNDLETKDSYEDKAKNKFDDFKNK
- the ltrA gene encoding group II intron reverse transcriptase/maturase; protein product: MYRKSPSLMELVVRPDNIEKAIKKVKKNKGAPGIDGMKVSELRAHFAQYFSQITKKLLEGTYQPQAVRKVQIPKPNGKMRVLGIPVARDRVIQQAIKQVIEPSIDRTFSNHSHGFRPNRSTGTALKQCAIYYEEGYKIAVDCDLKQCFDMLNHDKLMYLFERHVQDKSISTFIRRSLQVGAIDLSGEVAERKIGAPQGGVISPLLCNIYLHELDKELEKRGHRFVRYADDFVIFVRTKRAGERVMMSVTKFIEKQLKLAVNEDKSRIGAVTRLKFLSCLITKVNGVCRFRPTTEAKRNLIRVLRKITKRNRPGTFKDIITEINQVTRGWINYFGRGFIREFIETTQSWLNRRLRQLILKRWKRVRTKYKMLRQYGLDHRSAMKIAQSRKKYWRLSNTHEVHRALTTKQLYKWGLIPLPQLAELAYARY
- a CDS encoding YktB family protein, which codes for MTTYTFKPEDFKVFEIDGLDARMTALNEHIRPQLHALGKYFAEYLTSLTGETFYPHVAKHARRTVNPPKDTWVAFATNQRGYKMMPHFQIGLFEDHLFVMYGIMHEDKNKGHDAQIFENKLTDILNLPAGFQISLDHTQPKKSMIKEMTQEDILQGIRRAQNVKKGEFFIARAITPQADALKSDESFIAFIEDTLNHLLKFYN